The Burkholderia pyrrocinia genome has a segment encoding these proteins:
- a CDS encoding CopD family protein — protein MKFDSLWIGQVALAALMDAAFAMAVGSALLKAWLGKDGARPVVSPSHPAWLRAQHSLVAAALALVLADLGWLVYEAATMSGAGLGGAFAAIPTVLMQTHAGFAWSVAFAGAVVLAIVALGKPDGPVAHAVLWLAVIVVAAGKASLGHAADTGALSAAVGVQTLHLLATAVWGGLVLAGGLAVLPVLGSSVARGALIRIGQHLSRTSIVAVVFVLGAGVLNALRGLGGSLAPLDGSTWGRVLLLKLLLVALALVLGGLNRCSALPRLRRTASTEDAHTFRNILHLEAMTMIGVFVAAAVLSSSVPGFAALG, from the coding sequence ATGAAGTTCGACAGCTTGTGGATCGGGCAGGTCGCGCTCGCGGCGCTGATGGACGCCGCGTTCGCGATGGCGGTCGGCTCGGCGCTGCTCAAGGCGTGGCTCGGCAAGGACGGCGCGCGGCCGGTCGTCTCGCCTTCGCATCCCGCGTGGCTGCGCGCGCAACATTCGCTGGTCGCGGCGGCGCTGGCGCTCGTGCTCGCGGATCTCGGCTGGCTGGTCTACGAAGCCGCGACGATGAGCGGCGCAGGGCTTGGCGGCGCGTTCGCCGCGATCCCGACCGTGCTGATGCAGACGCACGCGGGCTTCGCATGGAGCGTCGCGTTCGCCGGTGCAGTGGTGCTCGCGATCGTCGCGCTCGGCAAGCCGGACGGCCCGGTCGCGCACGCGGTGCTATGGCTCGCGGTGATCGTGGTCGCGGCCGGCAAGGCATCGCTCGGCCATGCGGCCGATACGGGCGCGCTGTCCGCGGCGGTCGGCGTGCAGACGCTGCACCTGCTCGCGACGGCCGTGTGGGGCGGCCTCGTGCTCGCGGGCGGGCTCGCGGTGCTGCCGGTACTCGGTTCGTCGGTCGCACGCGGCGCGCTGATCCGCATCGGCCAGCACCTGTCGCGGACGTCGATCGTCGCGGTCGTATTCGTGCTCGGGGCGGGCGTGCTCAATGCGCTGCGCGGGCTCGGCGGTTCGCTCGCGCCGCTCGACGGCAGCACGTGGGGGCGCGTGTTGCTGCTGAAGCTGCTGCTCGTCGCGCTCGCGCTCGTGCTCGGCGGCCTGAACCGCTGCTCGGCGCTGCCGCGCTTGCGGCGCACCGCGTCGACCGAGGATGCGCACACGTTCCGCAACATCCTGCATCTCGAGGCGATGACGATGATCGGCGTGTTCGTCGCGGCCGCCGTGCTGTCGTCCAGCGTGCCGGGATTCGCGGCGCTCGGTTGA
- a CDS encoding c-type cytochrome: MESRVSSRRLFRPLLAVLLIGGAGLMSAAQAQTKPTEQAHAQQAPLKAPDTMAERVRGCTACHGVHGQGTDNDYFPRLAGKPAEYLYNQLVNFRDGRRKYPPMNYLLTYLNDDYLREIAEHFSAERPPYPTPAKPTLPAATLARGKQLVTQGDPSRKLPACVACHGATLTGMQPAIPGLVGLHADYLSAQLGAWRSGNRHAKAPDCMHDIAAKLSDEDVTAVTAWLAAQPAPANPVPAPARSMKTPLACGSEPQ, encoded by the coding sequence ATGGAGTCTCGTGTGTCTTCAAGACGCCTCTTCCGTCCGCTGCTCGCCGTTCTGTTGATCGGCGGAGCGGGCCTTATGAGCGCTGCCCAAGCGCAGACCAAGCCCACGGAGCAAGCGCACGCCCAGCAGGCGCCGCTCAAGGCACCCGATACGATGGCCGAGCGCGTGCGCGGCTGTACCGCATGCCACGGCGTCCACGGCCAGGGCACGGACAACGACTACTTCCCGCGTCTTGCCGGCAAGCCGGCCGAGTACCTGTACAACCAGCTCGTCAACTTCCGTGATGGCCGGCGCAAGTACCCGCCGATGAACTATCTGCTGACGTACCTGAACGACGACTACCTGCGCGAAATCGCCGAGCACTTCTCGGCCGAACGCCCGCCGTACCCGACGCCGGCGAAGCCGACGCTGCCGGCCGCGACGCTCGCGCGCGGCAAGCAGCTCGTCACGCAAGGCGACCCGTCCCGCAAGCTGCCGGCCTGCGTGGCCTGCCACGGCGCGACGCTGACCGGCATGCAGCCGGCGATCCCGGGCCTCGTCGGCCTGCACGCCGATTACCTGAGCGCACAGCTCGGCGCCTGGCGCTCGGGCAACCGCCACGCGAAGGCACCGGATTGCATGCACGACATCGCGGCGAAGCTTTCCGACGAAGACGTGACGGCCGTGACCGCATGGCTCGCCGCGCAACCGGCGCCCGCCAACCCCGTGCCGGCCCCGGCGCGCTCGATGAAGACTCCGCTCGCCTGCGGCAGCGAACCGCAATAA
- a CDS encoding c-type cytochrome produces the protein MKRKSLFALSAVAIVAAAALVPVLWPGNDTLHGAAAVAATPADQAALIKKGEYLARVGDCIACHTVRGGKSFAGGLPMATPFGTMYTPNITPDDKDGIGKWTSDDFYRAMHTGRSKDGSLLYPGFPFASYTKVTRADSDAIFAYLRSVAPVSVPSRPHELKFPFNNRNLLIGWRTLFFKEGEYKPDPTKSVEWNRGAYLVEGLGHCSMCHTSINMMGGPVSSSAFAGGLIPLQNWYAPSLTNDKELGLGDWHVQELSDLLQAGVSQKGAVFGPMADVVHNSLQYMTDEDTRAMSTYLKSIPQKAEAPKNMQYEPSKQFGNALFDQGKKIYADNCATCHAETGAGKPPAYPPLAGNHSIMMESAVNPIRMVLNGGYPPSTFKNPRPYGMPPFAQSLSNQEVAAVVTYIRMSWGNNGTPISPQQVSDLRSAPLD, from the coding sequence ATGAAACGCAAGTCCCTGTTTGCACTCTCGGCTGTCGCGATCGTCGCGGCTGCCGCCCTCGTGCCGGTCCTGTGGCCGGGCAACGACACGCTGCACGGCGCTGCCGCCGTCGCGGCCACGCCGGCCGACCAGGCCGCGCTGATCAAGAAGGGCGAATACCTCGCGCGCGTCGGCGACTGTATTGCGTGCCACACCGTGCGCGGCGGCAAGTCGTTCGCGGGCGGCCTGCCGATGGCGACGCCGTTCGGCACGATGTACACGCCGAACATCACGCCGGACGACAAGGATGGCATCGGCAAGTGGACGTCGGACGACTTCTACCGCGCGATGCACACGGGTCGCTCGAAGGACGGCAGCCTGCTCTACCCGGGCTTCCCGTTCGCGAGCTACACGAAGGTCACGCGCGCGGATTCGGACGCGATCTTCGCGTACCTGCGCTCGGTCGCGCCGGTGTCGGTGCCGAGCCGTCCGCACGAACTGAAGTTCCCGTTCAACAACCGCAACCTGCTGATCGGCTGGCGCACGCTGTTCTTCAAGGAAGGCGAGTACAAGCCGGATCCGACGAAGTCGGTCGAATGGAACCGCGGCGCCTACCTCGTCGAAGGCCTCGGCCACTGCTCGATGTGCCACACGTCGATCAACATGATGGGCGGCCCGGTGAGCTCGTCGGCGTTCGCCGGCGGCCTGATCCCGCTGCAGAACTGGTATGCGCCGTCGCTGACGAACGACAAGGAACTCGGCCTCGGCGACTGGCACGTGCAGGAGCTGTCCGACCTGCTGCAGGCCGGCGTGTCGCAAAAGGGCGCGGTATTCGGCCCGATGGCGGACGTGGTCCACAACAGCCTGCAGTACATGACCGACGAAGATACGCGCGCGATGTCGACGTACCTGAAGTCGATCCCGCAGAAGGCCGAAGCGCCGAAGAACATGCAGTACGAGCCGTCGAAGCAGTTCGGCAATGCGCTGTTCGATCAGGGCAAGAAGATCTACGCCGACAACTGCGCGACCTGCCACGCCGAAACCGGCGCGGGCAAGCCGCCGGCCTACCCGCCGCTCGCGGGCAACCACTCGATCATGATGGAATCGGCGGTCAACCCGATCCGCATGGTGCTGAATGGTGGCTATCCGCCGAGCACGTTCAAGAACCCGCGTCCGTACGGCATGCCGCCGTTCGCGCAGTCGCTGTCGAACCAGGAAGTCGCAGCAGTGGTAACGTATATCCGGATGTCGTGGGGCAACAACGGTACGCCGATCTCGCCACAACAGGTGAGTGACCTGCGTTCCGCGCCGCTTGACTAA
- a CDS encoding DEAD/DEAH box helicase: MSFESLGLAEPLVKAVNELGYTSPTPIQQQAIPAVLGGGDLLAGAQTGTGKTAGFTLPILQRLHTFYAEHRGAKRAVRALILTPTRELAAQVEESVRAYSKYLKLRSTVMFGGVSINPQIDALKRGVDIVVATPGRLLDHMQQKTIDLSDLDILVLDEADRMLDMGFIHDIKRVLAKLPPQRQNLLFSATFSDEIKALADSLLDSPALIEVARRNTTAESVAQKIHPVDRDRKRELLTHLIREHNWFQVLVFTRTKHGANRLAEQLTKDGISAMAIHGNKSQSARTRALAEFKNSTLQVLVATDIAARGIDIDQLPHVVNFDLPNVPEDYVHRIGRTGRAGATGEAVSLVCVDEKLLLRDIERLIKREIPQEVIAGFEPDPNAKPEPIQQRRGQQQPRSGGGGGGGGGGGGNRQPRAGGSGQPAAKREGNAQPKAAQPKAAKPRTQGGAGGSGGRPAGGGNSARPASGNAAHPNRNRSSRSGQRGH; the protein is encoded by the coding sequence ATGTCTTTCGAATCTCTCGGCCTGGCCGAACCGCTGGTCAAGGCGGTCAACGAGCTCGGCTACACGTCGCCGACTCCGATCCAGCAGCAGGCGATCCCTGCCGTCCTCGGCGGCGGCGACCTGCTCGCCGGCGCACAAACGGGCACCGGCAAGACCGCCGGCTTCACGCTGCCGATCCTGCAGCGCCTGCATACGTTCTATGCCGAGCATCGCGGCGCGAAGCGCGCGGTGCGCGCGCTGATCCTCACGCCGACGCGCGAACTCGCCGCCCAGGTCGAGGAAAGCGTCCGCGCCTACAGCAAGTACCTGAAGCTGCGCTCGACCGTGATGTTCGGCGGCGTCAGCATCAATCCGCAGATCGATGCGCTCAAGCGCGGTGTCGACATCGTCGTCGCGACGCCGGGGCGCCTGCTCGACCACATGCAGCAGAAGACGATCGACCTGTCGGATCTCGACATCCTCGTGCTCGACGAAGCCGACCGGATGCTCGACATGGGCTTCATCCACGACATCAAGCGCGTGCTCGCGAAGCTGCCGCCGCAGCGCCAGAACCTGCTGTTCTCGGCGACCTTCTCCGACGAGATCAAGGCGCTCGCCGACAGCCTGCTCGACTCGCCCGCGCTGATCGAAGTCGCGCGCCGCAACACGACCGCCGAGAGCGTCGCGCAGAAGATCCACCCGGTCGACCGCGACCGCAAGCGCGAGCTGCTCACGCACCTGATCCGCGAACACAACTGGTTCCAGGTGCTCGTGTTCACGCGCACCAAGCACGGCGCGAACCGGCTCGCCGAACAGTTGACGAAGGACGGCATCAGCGCGATGGCGATCCACGGCAACAAGAGCCAGTCGGCACGCACGCGCGCGCTCGCGGAGTTCAAGAACAGCACGCTGCAGGTGCTCGTCGCGACCGATATCGCCGCGCGCGGGATCGACATCGACCAGTTGCCGCACGTCGTCAACTTCGACCTGCCGAACGTGCCCGAGGATTACGTGCACCGGATCGGCCGCACGGGCCGCGCGGGCGCGACCGGCGAAGCCGTGTCGCTCGTGTGCGTCGACGAGAAGCTGCTGCTGCGCGACATCGAGCGGCTGATCAAGCGCGAGATTCCGCAGGAAGTGATCGCGGGCTTCGAACCCGATCCGAATGCGAAGCCGGAGCCGATCCAGCAGCGCCGCGGGCAGCAACAGCCGCGCAGTGGTGGCGGTGGCGGTGGCGGTGGCGGTGGCGGCGGCAATCGCCAGCCGCGCGCGGGCGGCTCAGGCCAGCCGGCCGCGAAACGCGAAGGCAACGCGCAACCGAAAGCGGCGCAGCCGAAGGCCGCGAAGCCGCGCACGCAAGGCGGCGCCGGCGGCAGCGGCGGACGCCCGGCGGGCGGCGGCAACAGCGCGCGCCCGGCGAGCGGCAACGCCGCGCACCCGAACCGCAATCGTTCGTCGCGCAGCGGCCAGCGCGGTCACTGA
- a CDS encoding ferritin-like domain-containing protein translates to MDTKTTHVMPWRIEDIDLNRIDRQRAAANEDLLLLLCASSFIESGSDLYTSNLSQFFNDDPEVSAWLNNAWEHEELQHGRALKAYIAHVWPEFDWDTAFANFFAEYSKTCKVEAFEKTRALEMVARCVVETGTATLYRAINECSDEPVLKEITDHIRTDEVRHYKHFFKFFKKYNQLEGNGRLAVLGALARRVMEIKNEDSEIALRHVFAVRYPDRVGDSQYNRERAARISTLVRRNLSADMCVKMLLKPLDLPAKIQPGVHYPLTKITRHVFLR, encoded by the coding sequence ATGGACACCAAAACGACGCATGTGATGCCGTGGCGAATCGAGGACATCGACCTGAACCGGATCGATCGTCAGCGTGCCGCCGCGAACGAGGATCTGCTGCTGCTGCTGTGCGCGTCGTCGTTCATCGAAAGCGGCTCGGATCTCTACACGAGCAATCTGAGCCAGTTCTTCAACGACGATCCGGAAGTCTCCGCATGGCTCAACAATGCATGGGAGCACGAAGAATTGCAGCACGGCCGCGCGCTGAAGGCGTACATCGCGCACGTGTGGCCCGAGTTCGACTGGGATACCGCGTTCGCGAATTTCTTCGCCGAGTATTCGAAGACCTGCAAGGTCGAGGCATTCGAGAAGACCCGCGCGCTCGAGATGGTCGCGCGCTGCGTCGTCGAGACGGGTACGGCCACGCTCTACCGCGCGATCAACGAATGCTCCGACGAGCCCGTGCTGAAGGAAATCACCGACCACATCCGCACGGACGAAGTGCGTCACTACAAGCACTTCTTCAAATTCTTCAAGAAGTACAACCAGCTCGAAGGCAATGGCCGGCTCGCGGTGCTCGGCGCGCTGGCGCGCCGCGTGATGGAAATCAAGAACGAGGATTCCGAGATCGCGCTGCGCCACGTGTTCGCGGTCCGCTATCCGGATCGCGTCGGCGACAGCCAGTACAACCGCGAGCGCGCCGCGCGCATCAGTACGCTCGTGCGGCGCAACCTGTCGGCCGACATGTGCGTGAAGATGCTGCTCAAGCCGCTCGACCTGCCCGCGAAGATCCAGCCGGGCGTCCACTATCCGCTCACGAAGATCACGCGGCACGTATTCCTGCGCTGA
- a CDS encoding gamma-glutamyltransferase family protein: MTGFNWHNPYPTTRIPVFARNVVSTSHPLAAQAGLRMLWKGGNAVDAALAAAAAITVVEPVSCGLGGDAFALVWDGERLSGLNASGVAPAAWNVDYFRKRHGEDAHGIANKPTRGWDTVTVPGVIAGWEALHAKFGSLPFADLLEPAIEIAERGYAVPPIVAHKWAAAVPALQGLPGFAETFMPRGRAPLVGERMCLPGHAQTLRTLAKDGARAFYEGALAERIAAFAREGGGALTEADLRAYRPEWVEPIGKRFGRHTIHEIPPNGQGIAALIALGIAEHAGVTEWPVDSVDSQHLQIEAMKLAFADVYRYVADPRAMEVTPEQMLDDAYLAERAKQIDPARATHFGAGRPHSGGTIYLSAADERGMMVSFIQSNYMGFGSGLVVPGTGIALQNRGHGFSMDPASPNVVAGGKRPFHTIIPAFVTEEVDGRTEAVMSFGVMGGDMQPQGHLQTVVRMLGYGQQPQAACDAPRWKVNRDFTLDVEATMNRATVDALAARGHTIKSIDDPYMDFGSGQFIWRLDRDDRERGYVAASDSRRDGLAAGF; the protein is encoded by the coding sequence ATGACTGGCTTCAACTGGCACAACCCGTATCCGACGACCCGCATCCCGGTATTCGCGCGCAACGTCGTGTCGACGTCGCACCCGCTCGCCGCGCAGGCCGGGCTGCGGATGCTGTGGAAAGGCGGCAACGCGGTCGACGCGGCGCTGGCCGCCGCGGCCGCGATCACCGTCGTCGAACCCGTGTCGTGCGGGCTCGGCGGCGACGCATTCGCGCTCGTATGGGACGGCGAGCGGCTGTCCGGGCTGAACGCGTCGGGCGTCGCGCCGGCCGCGTGGAACGTCGACTATTTCCGCAAGCGCCACGGCGAGGACGCGCACGGCATCGCGAACAAGCCGACGCGCGGCTGGGATACCGTCACCGTGCCGGGCGTGATCGCGGGCTGGGAAGCGCTGCACGCGAAGTTCGGCTCGCTGCCGTTCGCGGACCTGCTCGAGCCGGCGATCGAGATCGCGGAGCGCGGTTATGCGGTGCCGCCGATCGTCGCGCACAAGTGGGCGGCGGCGGTGCCCGCGCTGCAGGGCCTGCCGGGCTTCGCGGAGACCTTCATGCCGCGCGGCCGCGCACCGCTCGTCGGCGAACGCATGTGCCTGCCGGGCCATGCGCAGACGCTGCGCACGCTCGCGAAGGACGGCGCCCGTGCGTTCTATGAAGGCGCGCTCGCCGAGCGCATCGCGGCGTTCGCCCGCGAAGGCGGCGGCGCGCTGACCGAAGCCGACCTGCGCGCATACCGGCCGGAATGGGTCGAGCCGATCGGCAAGCGCTTCGGCCGTCACACGATTCACGAGATCCCGCCGAACGGGCAGGGCATCGCCGCGCTGATCGCGCTCGGGATCGCCGAGCATGCGGGCGTGACCGAGTGGCCGGTCGATTCGGTCGACTCGCAGCATCTGCAGATCGAGGCGATGAAGCTCGCATTCGCGGATGTCTATCGTTACGTCGCCGATCCGCGCGCGATGGAAGTCACGCCCGAGCAGATGCTCGACGATGCGTATCTCGCCGAACGCGCGAAGCAGATCGATCCCGCGCGTGCGACGCACTTCGGCGCGGGCCGTCCGCATTCGGGCGGCACGATCTACCTGTCGGCGGCCGACGAGCGCGGGATGATGGTGAGCTTCATCCAGTCGAACTACATGGGCTTCGGTTCGGGGCTCGTGGTGCCCGGCACCGGCATTGCGCTGCAGAACCGCGGGCACGGCTTCTCGATGGATCCGGCTTCGCCGAACGTCGTCGCGGGCGGCAAGCGGCCGTTCCACACGATCATCCCGGCGTTCGTCACCGAGGAGGTCGACGGCCGCACCGAGGCCGTGATGAGCTTCGGCGTGATGGGCGGCGACATGCAGCCGCAGGGCCACCTGCAGACCGTCGTGCGGATGCTCGGCTACGGGCAGCAGCCGCAGGCCGCATGCGATGCGCCGCGCTGGAAGGTCAACCGCGACTTCACGCTCGACGTCGAAGCGACGATGAATCGCGCGACCGTCGACGCGCTGGCCGCACGCGGCCATACGATCAAGTCGATCGACGATCCTTACATGGATTTCGGTTCGGGGCAGTTCATCTGGCGTCTCGATCGCGACGATCGCGAGCGCGGTTACGTCGCCGCGAGCGACAGCCGGCGCGACGGTCTGGCGGCCGGTTTCTGA
- a CDS encoding DeoR/GlpR family DNA-binding transcription regulator, translated as MTRDPRLTLNARQQELLEWVQRDGFVTVDDLAAHFAVTPQTIRRDVNWLADLNLLRRYHGGASLPTSSENVSYTARQRMFHDEKRRIAALAASHIPDQASLFINLGTTTEEVARALNRHHGLHVITNNLNVASMMSGYPDCEVLITGGIVRPWDKGIVGELAIDFIRQFKVDYAIIGTSAIEADGTLRDFDTREVRVAEAIMQHARTVYLVADHSKVGRPALVRQGHLSQVHALFTDKPLPPEMADTVAAAGTQVYVAE; from the coding sequence ATGACCCGAGATCCCCGCCTCACCCTCAACGCGCGCCAGCAGGAACTGCTCGAATGGGTGCAGCGCGACGGCTTCGTGACCGTCGACGATCTCGCCGCGCACTTCGCAGTGACGCCGCAGACGATCCGCCGCGACGTGAACTGGCTCGCCGACCTGAACCTGCTGCGCCGCTACCACGGCGGCGCGAGCCTGCCGACCAGCTCGGAGAACGTGTCGTACACGGCGCGCCAGCGGATGTTCCACGACGAGAAGCGGCGCATCGCGGCGCTCGCGGCGTCGCACATCCCCGACCAGGCGTCGCTGTTCATCAACCTCGGCACGACGACCGAGGAAGTCGCGCGCGCACTGAACCGCCACCACGGGCTGCACGTGATCACGAACAACCTGAACGTCGCGTCGATGATGAGCGGCTACCCCGACTGCGAAGTGCTGATCACGGGCGGCATCGTGCGGCCGTGGGACAAGGGCATCGTCGGCGAGCTCGCGATCGACTTCATCCGCCAGTTCAAGGTCGACTACGCGATCATCGGCACGTCGGCGATCGAGGCCGACGGCACGCTGCGCGACTTCGACACGCGCGAGGTGCGCGTCGCCGAGGCGATCATGCAGCATGCGCGCACGGTCTACCTCGTGGCCGACCATTCGAAGGTCGGCCGCCCGGCGCTGGTGCGCCAGGGCCACCTGAGCCAGGTGCACGCGCTCTTCACCGACAAGCCGCTGCCGCCGGAGATGGCCGACACGGTGGCGGCCGCCGGCACCCAGGTGTACGTCGCGGAATGA
- the glpD gene encoding glycerol-3-phosphate dehydrogenase: MTQPNRYDLLVVGGGINGAGIARDAAGRGLSVMLCEQDDLASHTSSSSTKLIHGGLRYLEYNEFGLVRKALQERETLLRAAPHIMWPLRFVMPHMPNLRPAWLIRIGLFLYDHLAKRELLPGSRGIDMRRHAAGAPLIDSIKRGFVYSDGWVDDARLVVLNAMDAKERGAEILTRTKLVSAERRGDEWEARLQHADGSIRVVHARAIANAAGPWVGDVLHGALGRGAQHSVRLVKGSHIITRRLFDHDHAYIFQNPDKRIIFAIPYEHDFTLIGTTDVEYTNDPAKVAIDRDETQYLCDSINRYFKRKISPADVHWTYSGVRPLLEDENAANASAVTRDYRLELDDGAGAPLLSVFGGKITTFRKLAEEAGDMLCRALGNDATTWTAGVALPGGDIANAKFDVFADTFAKRHPWLPAALARRYARAYGTRAERVVDGAKSLADLGTEIAPGIHDAELRYLRDAEWATCAQDVLWRRSKLGLHVTPGTLDAVTAAVDAWFAAAHAPHA, from the coding sequence GTGACCCAACCGAATCGCTACGATCTGCTCGTCGTCGGCGGCGGCATCAACGGCGCGGGGATCGCGCGCGATGCGGCCGGCCGTGGCCTGTCGGTCATGCTCTGCGAGCAGGACGATCTCGCGTCGCACACGTCGTCGTCCAGCACGAAGCTGATTCACGGCGGCCTGCGCTATCTCGAGTACAACGAGTTCGGGCTCGTACGCAAGGCGCTGCAGGAGCGCGAGACGCTGCTGCGCGCGGCGCCGCACATCATGTGGCCGCTGCGCTTCGTGATGCCGCACATGCCGAACCTGCGGCCGGCCTGGCTGATCCGCATCGGCCTGTTCCTCTACGATCACCTCGCGAAACGCGAATTGCTGCCCGGCTCGCGCGGCATCGACATGCGCCGCCATGCGGCCGGCGCGCCGCTGATCGACTCGATCAAGCGCGGCTTCGTGTATTCGGACGGCTGGGTCGACGACGCGCGCCTCGTGGTGCTGAACGCAATGGATGCGAAGGAGCGCGGCGCCGAGATCCTCACGCGCACTAAGCTGGTATCCGCCGAACGCCGCGGCGACGAATGGGAAGCGCGGCTGCAGCACGCCGACGGTTCGATCCGCGTCGTGCATGCGCGCGCGATCGCGAACGCGGCCGGCCCGTGGGTCGGTGACGTGCTGCACGGCGCGCTCGGCCGCGGCGCGCAGCACAGCGTGCGGCTCGTGAAGGGCAGCCACATCATCACGCGCCGCCTGTTCGATCACGATCACGCGTACATCTTCCAGAACCCGGACAAGCGGATCATCTTCGCGATTCCGTACGAACACGACTTCACGCTGATCGGCACGACCGACGTCGAATACACGAACGATCCCGCGAAGGTCGCGATCGATCGCGACGAGACGCAGTACCTGTGCGATTCGATCAACCGCTACTTCAAGCGCAAGATCTCGCCGGCCGACGTTCACTGGACCTATTCGGGCGTGCGCCCGCTGCTGGAAGACGAGAACGCGGCGAACGCATCGGCCGTCACGCGCGACTACCGCCTCGAGCTGGACGACGGCGCCGGCGCGCCGCTGCTGTCGGTGTTCGGCGGCAAGATCACGACGTTCCGCAAGCTCGCGGAAGAAGCCGGCGACATGCTGTGCCGCGCGCTCGGCAACGACGCGACAACCTGGACGGCCGGCGTCGCGCTGCCGGGCGGCGACATCGCGAACGCAAAGTTCGACGTGTTCGCCGACACGTTCGCGAAACGTCATCCGTGGCTGCCGGCCGCACTCGCCCGTCGTTATGCGCGCGCCTACGGCACGCGCGCGGAACGCGTGGTCGATGGCGCGAAGTCGCTCGCCGATCTCGGCACCGAAATCGCGCCGGGCATCCACGACGCCGAACTGCGCTACCTGCGCGACGCCGAATGGGCGACCTGCGCGCAGGACGTGCTGTGGCGCCGCTCGAAGCTCGGCCTGCACGTCACGCCGGGCACGCTCGATGCCGTGACGGCCGCGGTCGACGCGTGGTTCGCCGCCGCGCACGCGCCGCACGCCTGA
- the glpK gene encoding glycerol kinase GlpK: MQEQYILALDQGTTSSRAMLFDRQGNIVSIAQKEFEQIYPQPGWVEHDPQEIWSTQAGVAAEAVTRTGLNGTSIAAIGITNQRETTIVWDRETGQPVYNAIVWQDRRTADFCDSLKQQGLEAKVRAKTGLPIDSYFSATKIRWILDNVPGARDKARQGKLAFGTVDSWLVWNFTKHELHVTDVTNASRTMLFNIHTREWDNELLELLDIPRSMLPEVKASSEIYGYTKTTVFASKIPLAGIAGDQQAALFGQMCTTSGMVKNTYGTGCFLMMNTGNKPIESKNNLVTTIAWQIGDDVQYAFEGSIFIAGAVVQWLRDGVGIIKTAAEIEALAASVPHTDGVYLVPAFAGLGAPHWNARARGSVFGVTRGTTSAHLARAALDAIAYQSLDVLAAMEADSGISIGELRVDGGASANDLLMQFQADLLGVDAVRPQITETTALGAAYLAGLAIGYWKNLDEVRDQWQLDRRFSPSMPKEQVERCMAGWQRAVRAAKSWADDTQ, from the coding sequence ATGCAGGAACAGTACATCCTCGCGCTTGACCAGGGCACCACAAGTTCCCGCGCGATGCTGTTCGATCGCCAGGGCAATATCGTGTCGATCGCGCAGAAGGAATTCGAGCAGATCTACCCGCAACCCGGCTGGGTCGAGCACGACCCGCAGGAAATCTGGTCGACGCAAGCCGGCGTCGCCGCGGAAGCCGTCACGCGCACGGGCCTGAACGGTACGTCGATCGCAGCGATCGGCATCACCAACCAGCGCGAGACGACGATCGTCTGGGATCGCGAGACGGGCCAGCCCGTCTACAACGCGATCGTCTGGCAGGATCGCCGCACGGCCGATTTCTGCGACTCGCTGAAGCAGCAGGGTCTCGAAGCGAAGGTGCGCGCGAAGACCGGCCTGCCGATCGACTCGTACTTCTCCGCGACGAAGATCCGCTGGATCCTCGACAACGTACCGGGCGCGCGCGACAAGGCACGCCAGGGCAAGCTCGCATTCGGCACCGTCGACAGCTGGCTCGTGTGGAACTTCACGAAGCACGAACTGCATGTGACCGACGTGACGAACGCATCGCGCACGATGCTGTTCAACATCCATACGCGCGAGTGGGACAACGAGCTGCTCGAACTGCTCGACATCCCGCGCAGCATGCTGCCGGAAGTGAAGGCGTCGTCGGAAATCTACGGCTACACGAAGACGACCGTGTTCGCATCGAAGATCCCGCTCGCGGGCATCGCGGGCGACCAGCAGGCCGCGCTGTTCGGCCAGATGTGCACCACGTCGGGCATGGTGAAGAACACCTACGGCACCGGTTGCTTCCTGATGATGAACACCGGCAACAAGCCGATCGAGTCGAAGAACAACCTCGTCACGACGATCGCATGGCAGATCGGCGACGACGTGCAGTACGCGTTCGAAGGCAGCATCTTCATCGCGGGCGCAGTGGTGCAGTGGCTTCGCGACGGCGTCGGCATCATCAAGACGGCCGCGGAAATCGAAGCGCTCGCCGCGAGCGTGCCGCACACCGACGGCGTCTATCTCGTGCCTGCGTTCGCCGGCCTCGGCGCACCGCACTGGAACGCGCGGGCGCGCGGTTCGGTGTTCGGCGTCACGCGCGGCACGACGTCCGCGCACCTCGCGCGCGCGGCGCTCGATGCGATCGCTTACCAGTCGCTCGACGTGCTGGCCGCGATGGAAGCCGATTCGGGCATCAGCATCGGCGAGCTGCGCGTCGACGGCGGCGCGAGCGCGAACGACCTGCTGATGCAGTTCCAGGCCGACTTGCTCGGCGTCGACGCGGTGCGTCCGCAGATCACCGAGACGACCGCGCTCGGCGCGGCCTACCTCGCTGGCCTCGCGATCGGCTACTGGAAGAACCTCGACGAAGTGCGCGACCAGTGGCAGCTCGACCGCCGCTTCTCGCCGTCGATGCCGAAGGAGCAGGTCGAACGCTGCATGGCCGGCTGGCAGCGTGCGGTGCGCGCCGCGAAGTCGTGGGCCGACGACACCCAGTAA